The following coding sequences lie in one Arachis ipaensis cultivar K30076 chromosome B05, Araip1.1, whole genome shotgun sequence genomic window:
- the LOC107640399 gene encoding uncharacterized protein LOC107640399 — protein MEDNHRLALAMRPLLSDPTQYCRLVGRLIYLCFTRPELSYSVYILSQFMQQPREEHWQGALRVVRYLKGQPGQGILLQRDSDLCLYGWCDSDWAGCPLTRKFLTGWFISLGHSLISWKTKKQLTVSKFSAEAEYRSMASWPPSPVN, from the coding sequence ATGGAAGATAATCATCGATTGGCCTTAGCTATGAGGCCCCTACTGTCTGATCCTACCCAATATTGCCGCCTTGTTGGGCGTCTCATCTACTTATGTTTTACCCGGCCCGAACTCTCATATAGTGTTTATATTTTGTCTCAGTTTATGCAACAACCTCGAGAGGAACATTGGCAAGGTGCTCTTCGAGTTGTTCGTTATTTAAAAGGTCAACCTGGTCAAGGTATTCTTCTGCAACGGGACTCTGATCTATGCCTCTATGGCTGGTGTGATTCAGACTGGGCAGGATGCCCACTCACACGCAAATTTCTTACTGGTTGGTTCATTTCTCTTGGCCATTCTCTGATCTCTTGGAAGACAAAGAAACAACTCACTGTCTCTAAATTCTCTGCCGAAGCGGAATACAGGTCTATGGCCAGTTGGCCACCATCACCTGTGAACTAA